One genomic segment of Coffea arabica cultivar ET-39 chromosome 6e, Coffea Arabica ET-39 HiFi, whole genome shotgun sequence includes these proteins:
- the LOC140009607 gene encoding nascent polypeptide-associated complex subunit alpha-like protein: MTAQSQEELLAAHLEQQNIDPEEPVIEDDDDEDEEDDDDDKDEDDVEGQGDGSGRSKQSRSEKKSRKAMLKLGMKAIPGVSRVTVKKSKNILFVITKPDVFKSPTSDTYVIFGEAKIEDLSSQLQTQAAEQFKAPNISNVISKPEPSTVAQDDEDVDETGVEPKDIELVMTQAGVSRAKAVKALKAADGDIVSAIMELTN, encoded by the exons ATGACTGCTCAGTCCCAGGAAGAACTCTTGGCCGCCCATCTCGAGCAACAAAATATCGAT CCTGAGGAACCTGTGATCGAGGATGACGATGATgaggatgaagaagatgatgatgatgacaaagatgaagatgaCGTTGAAG GACAAGGAGATGGTAGTGGAAGATCAAAACAGAGTAGAAGCGAGAAAAAGAGTCGGAAGGCTATGCTAAAGTTGGGGATGAAGGCCATCCCAGGGGTCAGCCGGGTCACTGTTAAGAAGAGCAAGAAT ATTCTGTTTGTCATCACAAAGCCAGATGTTTTCAAGAGCCCAACTTCAGATACATATGTTATATTTGGTGAAGCAAAGATTGAGGATTTGAGCTCACAATTGCAAACTCAAGCTGCAGAGCAGTTCAAGGCTCCTAATATCAGCAATGTGATATCCAAGCCTGAGCCATCAACTGTAGCTCAGGATGATGAAGATGTAGACGAGACTGGTGTAGAACCCAAGGACATAGAATTGGTCATGACGCAAGCTGGTGTTTCAAGGGCCAAGGCTGTGAAAGCTCTCAAGGCTGCAGATGGAGATATTGTGTCTGCCATTATGGAACTTACAAACTAG